GGAGCTCTGGCCGATGACACCTTCTCACCGACCTTCCTGCGCAACGCCACTGCCTACGGTGTATCACCGAGGCTTCGGTTCGATCTCGTCGTGAACAACCTGACCGCCTGGGCCTACACCACCGGCAAGGTTCACCTCAAGAGTGATGGCAGCGCCTGGCGCCCCATCGTGCATATCGCCGACATCTCGCTCGCCTTCATCGCAGTCCTCAAGGCGGACCGCGATGCCATTCACAATGAGGCCTTCAACATCGGCGCGCCGGGCGAGAATTACCGGGTGAAGCAGATCGCTGAAATCGTCCGCGACGTCGTCCCCAACTCGGAGCTCCGCTTCGCCGAAGGCGCCTCCGCGGATACGCGCTGCTACCGGGTTTCGTTCGACAAGGCGATCCACACATTAAAGCACTTCAAACCCGTCTGGAACGCCAGAAAGGGTGTGGAAGAATGCTACGCCGCCTACATCAAGTACGGCGTGACCCTGGAAGAGTTCGAAGGGCCCAAGTACCAGCGTCTCGCCCACATCAAGAAGCTTCTCTCAGGCCACGTCATCGACAACGACCTCCGTTTCCTCCAGCCCCAGAATGCCTAGAGGTCAGAGGTCAGAGGTCGGAGGTCAGCGATCAGCGACGAACTCATGGAGGAAATTCCATAGAGTCCAGGAATACATGGACACGCGTTGACTGAGCGACACGGCTACATCTCCCACTTTCCACCTTCGAATACATCTGACCTCTGACTTCCGACC
This sequence is a window from Opitutaceae bacterium. Protein-coding genes within it:
- a CDS encoding SDR family oxidoreductase, yielding MKILVTGHLGYIGTVLVPMLLNEGYDVVGMDSDLYRNSTFGDNLVKVPNIQKDIRDATVEDLRGFDAVLHLAGLSNDPLGDIDKELTYSINYRASAHLAKLAKQAGVPRFVFSSSCSTYGAGGEELRTEESTFNPVTPYGESKVLAERDIGALADDTFSPTFLRNATAYGVSPRLRFDLVVNNLTAWAYTTGKVHLKSDGSAWRPIVHIADISLAFIAVLKADRDAIHNEAFNIGAPGENYRVKQIAEIVRDVVPNSELRFAEGASADTRCYRVSFDKAIHTLKHFKPVWNARKGVEECYAAYIKYGVTLEEFEGPKYQRLAHIKKLLSGHVIDNDLRFLQPQNA